The following coding sequences are from one Natranaerobius trueperi window:
- a CDS encoding cysteine desulfurase-like protein, which translates to MNYNVEYVRNQFPSLNSEVYEKAPAFFDGPGGTEVPQRVIDAMSYFLKNTNAIPGMGPFKTAVESDKVIWKSRETIANFVGANPEEIAFGQNATSLMYKLAFSLGREIQKGDEIIITEIDHEANRGPWQALEEQGAKIKEVKFDPDKKALDMEDFKNKVSEKTKIAAFNYAANTLGTISDVKTMIDMVHKVGGVTVIDAVHYAAHGVIDVKNLNVDFLLCSVYKFFGPHLGVLYGKKEIFEKLRPYKLIPQKDSIPYKLETGVPNLEGIAGAKEAINFIADLGSKFSNQKDKTSLEREQIIAGMDVIEVHESSLKKFLTEELSQIDKVNLYIPPKEIPKTSTISFTVDGYNSHDVVKALADKDIFATSGHFYALKTIERLGLEQVGGLVRIGLAPYNTQSDVERLLEIVKDL; encoded by the coding sequence ATGAATTACAATGTAGAGTATGTTAGAAACCAGTTTCCCTCTTTAAACTCAGAGGTTTACGAAAAGGCCCCAGCTTTTTTTGATGGCCCTGGTGGAACAGAAGTACCACAAAGAGTTATTGATGCTATGTCATACTTCTTAAAAAACACAAATGCAATTCCTGGCATGGGTCCATTTAAAACAGCTGTAGAGTCAGATAAGGTTATTTGGAAATCTAGAGAGACCATTGCAAATTTTGTAGGGGCTAATCCTGAAGAAATAGCATTTGGTCAAAATGCAACCAGTTTAATGTACAAATTAGCATTTTCTCTTGGAAGAGAGATACAAAAAGGTGATGAGATAATAATCACAGAGATTGACCATGAAGCAAACAGAGGGCCGTGGCAAGCTTTAGAAGAACAAGGAGCAAAGATTAAAGAAGTAAAATTTGATCCAGATAAAAAAGCTTTAGACATGGAAGACTTTAAAAATAAAGTATCAGAAAAAACAAAAATTGCTGCTTTCAATTATGCTGCGAATACTTTAGGAACTATTTCAGATGTAAAAACTATGATTGATATGGTCCATAAAGTAGGTGGAGTTACAGTAATCGATGCAGTACACTATGCAGCTCACGGAGTTATTGATGTGAAAAATTTAAATGTAGACTTTTTATTATGTTCAGTATACAAATTCTTCGGTCCACATTTAGGTGTCCTCTATGGTAAAAAAGAAATTTTTGAAAAGTTAAGACCTTATAAGTTAATACCACAAAAAGACAGTATCCCCTATAAGCTAGAAACTGGAGTACCGAATCTAGAGGGGATTGCAGGAGCTAAAGAGGCCATCAATTTTATAGCTGATCTAGGAAGTAAGTTTTCAAACCAAAAAGATAAAACATCTTTAGAACGAGAACAGATAATAGCTGGTATGGACGTAATCGAAGTACATGAATCTTCGTTAAAAAAGTTCTTAACAGAAGAATTATCTCAGATTGATAAAGTAAATCTATACATACCACCAAAAGAAATACCTAAAACTTCTACAATATCCTTTACTGTAGACGGCTACAATTCCCATGATGTAGTGAAAGCTTTAGCAGATAAAGATATTTTTGCTACAAGTGGTCATTTTTACGCCTTAAAAACTATTGAACGTCTAGGGTTAGAACAAGTAGGAGGTCTTGTAAGAATAGGACTAGCACCTTACAATACCCAATCAGATGTAGAAAGATTATTAGAGATAGTTAAAGATTTATAA
- a CDS encoding methyl-accepting chemotaxis protein — protein MKNSLKGKIVGLIVVLLVVAVCIVTFSNYYFTLDLEEQNIEDEHMFYANSVSDTVSNFIEKAYTITDNIQASKNIYEFQPEEQREFLEERIEEYPFFDLFYVQGTDGMQTARSSGENGDRSNRWWFKQAMEEREPFVGKSYYSVSTNTPVTPVIIPIYDEENQLVGIMGSDITLDEVQNMIDDYASDDKYAMVVDGEGTIVAHPDRNYVSELYNLIDYEKTVVVYDENDDPVLDSDGNHKTETQDIDLEPEYQDITLEVLEGNVGATSFTDNDGNDLLITYSDIELPGSSDNWGVIAVQDEGAALSNFVESTYKSLIVAFVMLIIAILCGLWMSSRITKPLITLKEVVAEGAKGKLNVSSNISSNDEIGELSKMIDTMFQQIGTLIKNISDVGEDVLSSSEQLSSTTEESAKATDEVSKTIEDIAKSSSDQAKDTEKGVEHVNELSNIIENDQENVKDMNTSISEVSKLKDEGTEILDQLVEQTNNNNKSVQEVHKTITETNESTTKIENASQMIKSISEQTNLLALNAAIEAARAGEKGKGFAVVAEEIRKLAEQSNQFTDEIYNIISELVNKTEHAVNSMQETSENVKLQTESVELIHDKFKGIASAIEKMNEVIENINNSGKVVDSKKDELISIIENLSAISEENAAGTQEASASVEEQNASFEEIARASERLAEIAKELQESVEKFEY, from the coding sequence ATGAAAAATTCTTTAAAAGGAAAAATTGTAGGACTAATAGTAGTTCTTTTGGTGGTAGCAGTTTGTATTGTAACATTTTCGAATTATTATTTTACTCTTGATTTAGAAGAACAGAATATTGAAGATGAACATATGTTTTATGCTAACTCAGTATCGGATACAGTTTCTAATTTTATTGAAAAAGCCTATACAATAACTGACAATATACAAGCTTCTAAAAACATATATGAGTTTCAACCAGAAGAGCAGAGAGAGTTTTTAGAAGAAAGAATTGAAGAATATCCATTTTTTGATCTGTTTTATGTTCAAGGAACAGACGGTATGCAAACAGCAAGATCCTCTGGGGAGAATGGAGATCGCTCAAATAGATGGTGGTTTAAACAAGCAATGGAAGAGCGTGAACCTTTTGTGGGTAAATCATATTATTCAGTATCTACTAATACACCAGTAACTCCTGTGATCATACCTATATATGATGAAGAAAACCAACTAGTAGGTATTATGGGTTCAGACATTACGTTAGATGAAGTACAAAATATGATAGACGATTATGCTTCAGATGATAAGTATGCTATGGTCGTTGATGGAGAAGGAACAATAGTAGCACATCCAGATAGAAACTATGTATCAGAACTATATAATTTAATAGATTACGAAAAAACAGTAGTAGTATATGACGAGAATGATGACCCAGTTTTAGATTCAGATGGTAATCATAAAACAGAAACTCAAGATATTGACTTAGAACCTGAATATCAAGATATAACATTGGAAGTATTAGAAGGAAATGTGGGTGCTACTAGCTTTACGGATAACGATGGAAATGACTTATTAATAACGTATTCTGACATTGAATTACCTGGGTCATCTGATAATTGGGGTGTAATAGCTGTTCAGGATGAGGGTGCAGCTTTAAGTAATTTCGTAGAGTCTACATATAAAAGTTTGATAGTAGCTTTTGTAATGCTAATTATAGCAATTTTATGTGGTTTATGGATGTCAAGTAGAATTACAAAACCTCTTATAACTCTTAAGGAAGTTGTTGCAGAAGGAGCTAAAGGAAAGTTAAATGTTAGTTCTAATATATCTTCTAATGATGAAATAGGGGAACTATCAAAGATGATAGACACTATGTTTCAACAAATAGGTACTTTAATAAAAAATATAAGTGACGTGGGTGAAGATGTTCTATCATCATCAGAACAACTGTCTTCAACAACAGAAGAGTCGGCAAAGGCAACAGATGAAGTATCAAAAACTATAGAAGACATTGCTAAAAGTTCTAGTGACCAAGCAAAGGATACAGAAAAGGGAGTAGAACATGTTAATGAATTAAGTAATATAATAGAAAATGATCAAGAAAATGTTAAAGATATGAACACTTCTATTAGTGAGGTTAGTAAACTTAAGGATGAAGGTACTGAGATACTAGATCAACTAGTCGAACAAACAAATAATAATAATAAATCCGTACAAGAAGTTCACAAAACTATTACAGAAACTAATGAAAGTACAACAAAAATAGAAAATGCTAGCCAAATGATTAAAAGTATTTCAGAACAAACAAATTTATTGGCACTTAATGCAGCTATAGAAGCAGCTAGAGCTGGAGAAAAAGGCAAGGGTTTTGCAGTAGTGGCAGAAGAAATACGAAAATTAGCAGAACAATCTAATCAATTCACAGACGAAATATATAATATTATTTCTGAACTAGTTAATAAAACAGAACATGCTGTTAATAGTATGCAAGAAACTAGTGAAAATGTGAAGCTACAAACAGAAAGTGTAGAATTAATTCATGATAAGTTCAAAGGTATTGCTAGTGCTATTGAAAAAATGAACGAAGTAATTGAAAACATTAATAATTCAGGGAAAGTAGTGGATTCTAAAAAAGATGAACTTATAAGTATTATAGAAAATCTTTCTGCAATATCAGAAGAAAATGCTGCTGGAACACAGGAAGCTTCTGCTTCAGTTGAAGAACAAAATGCCTCATTTGAAGAAATAGCACGAGCTAGTGAACGACTAGCAGAAATAGCTAAGGAATTACAAGAGAGTGTTGAAAAATTTGAGTATTAA
- a CDS encoding DUF134 domain-containing protein, translating to MPRRQRKRKVEHIPEVTYFKPAGIPTCELEEEVLTIDEMEAIRLKDIEGLDQQEAAESMGVARSTYQLILHKARGKVAKALVIGKAIRVQGGSYQVKNVRGCHRNRGKGDMPFND from the coding sequence ATGCCAAGACGTCAAAGAAAGCGAAAAGTAGAACATATACCAGAGGTTACTTATTTTAAACCTGCTGGAATTCCGACTTGTGAATTAGAGGAGGAAGTGTTAACAATTGATGAGATGGAAGCAATTCGGCTAAAGGATATTGAAGGACTTGATCAACAAGAGGCTGCTGAAAGTATGGGAGTAGCTAGATCCACTTATCAATTAATCTTGCATAAAGCTAGGGGGAAAGTAGCTAAAGCTTTAGTGATAGGAAAAGCCATCCGTGTTCAAGGTGGGTCTTATCAAGTTAAAAATGTTAGAGGGTGTCATAGAAATCGTGGGAAAGGTGACATGCCGTTTAACGATTGA
- a CDS encoding transposase, with protein sequence MPKKFTEDYKREMVKLVTDLGKKPSEVAKEIGVSATSVRRWVNQYNHHGNDAFPGKGNLRPEDAKQKALEKKERIKAGGRDPKKGYGHLQQRREIKYSFIKDHSSVFPVKKMCQTLEVSRSAYYDWLKSPMSHRKKIDQDLY encoded by the coding sequence ATGCCTAAGAAGTTCACTGAAGATTATAAAAGAGAAATGGTGAAACTAGTAACAGATTTAGGGAAGAAACCCTCTGAAGTAGCAAAAGAAATTGGGGTCAGCGCAACATCAGTTAGAAGGTGGGTAAATCAATATAACCACCATGGAAATGATGCCTTTCCTGGCAAAGGTAACCTAAGACCAGAAGACGCAAAGCAAAAAGCTTTAGAAAAAAAAGAGAGAATTAAAGCAGGAGGTAGAGATCCTAAAAAAGGCTATGGGCATCTTCAGCAGAGGCGAGAGATAAAGTATTCTTTTATTAAAGATCACAGCTCCGTATTTCCCGTCAAGAAGATGTGCCAAACTCTAGAAGTTAGTAGGAGCGCTTATTACGATTGGCTTAAATCTCCCATGAGTCATCGTAAAAAAATAGATCAGGACTTGTATTAG
- a CDS encoding NADH:flavin oxidoreductase, which produces MSYLLKSLEAGPLTLKNRLVMPPMATAKAEADGTINQSILDYYLEKSSGGYISLIIVEHSFISLEGKASEYQVSIADDEKLEGLKQLANTIKNNGSKAVMQINHAGSAASDEVIGTKPVGPSAVKKPRKGNLPKELTEKEIQGIIEAFKNAARRTKETNFDGVEIHSAHGYLLNQFYSPITNKRTDKYGGDIHNRIRIHLEIIEAVKKEVGDDFPILLRLGASDYMDGGTTLEDSKIAAREFEKVGVDILDISGGHCGYVVPGLEGQGFFAPLTESLKEVVSIPVILTGGITEPKAAEKLINEEKADLIGIGRAILEDSKWAKKATESLS; this is translated from the coding sequence ATGTCATATTTACTAAAATCACTAGAAGCTGGTCCACTTACTTTAAAGAATCGGCTAGTTATGCCACCTATGGCTACAGCAAAAGCTGAAGCTGACGGAACTATTAATCAGTCTATTCTTGACTATTATTTAGAAAAATCAAGTGGAGGATATATTTCTTTAATAATTGTCGAACATAGCTTTATCTCTCTTGAAGGTAAAGCTAGCGAATATCAAGTTTCTATAGCGGACGATGAAAAATTAGAAGGCTTAAAACAATTAGCAAATACTATCAAAAATAACGGCTCAAAAGCAGTGATGCAGATCAACCATGCCGGAAGTGCTGCTTCTGATGAGGTTATCGGAACAAAACCTGTAGGACCATCAGCAGTTAAAAAACCACGAAAAGGTAATCTACCCAAAGAGCTAACTGAAAAAGAAATTCAAGGCATTATCGAAGCTTTTAAAAATGCTGCTAGAAGAACTAAAGAAACTAATTTTGATGGTGTTGAAATTCATTCTGCTCATGGTTATCTTCTTAATCAATTCTACTCACCAATTACTAACAAAAGGACAGATAAATATGGTGGAGATATACATAATAGAATTCGAATTCACCTTGAAATAATCGAAGCAGTTAAAAAAGAAGTGGGTGATGACTTTCCAATCCTTTTAAGACTCGGAGCTTCAGATTACATGGATGGTGGGACTACTCTTGAAGATAGTAAAATAGCTGCTAGAGAATTTGAAAAAGTAGGAGTAGATATTCTTGATATTTCAGGAGGTCACTGTGGATATGTAGTACCTGGCCTTGAGGGGCAAGGTTTTTTTGCACCACTGACAGAATCTCTTAAAGAAGTAGTCTCAATTCCAGTTATCCTAACAGGTGGAATTACGGAACCTAAAGCAGCTGAAAAGCTAATTAATGAAGAAAAAGCTGATCTAATCGGGATAGGTAGAGCGATACTCGAGGACTCTAAATGGGCTAAAAAAGCTACTGAAAGTTTATCTTAA
- a CDS encoding Fur family transcriptional regulator produces MNDSSVLEKIKSRFSNYKLTPQREAILEIFLENPDWHLSAKEILNLVSKKYPNIGIATVYRSLKILEELGIIQEINFEEDQNRYELTISQQEHHHLLCLKCQSIIEIRYDLLENLKDSILNEHNFEVKDLKLQFHGYCSKCSD; encoded by the coding sequence ATGAATGATTCATCAGTTCTTGAAAAAATAAAGTCTCGTTTTTCAAATTATAAATTAACACCTCAAAGAGAAGCAATATTAGAAATTTTTCTAGAGAATCCTGATTGGCATTTAAGTGCAAAAGAGATATTAAATTTAGTTTCAAAAAAATATCCTAATATCGGGATTGCAACAGTTTATCGAAGTCTTAAAATATTAGAAGAGTTAGGTATTATACAAGAAATTAATTTTGAAGAGGACCAAAATAGATATGAATTAACTATTTCTCAACAAGAACATCATCATTTACTATGTTTGAAATGCCAAAGTATTATAGAAATACGATATGATTTATTAGAAAATTTGAAAGATAGTATATTAAATGAACATAATTTTGAAGTAAAAGATTTAAAACTACAATTTCACGGTTATTGTTCAAAGTGCAGTGATTAA
- a CDS encoding HAD family hydrolase yields the protein MCKIKAVIFDMDGVIIDSEPIHIEIEKKLIKKMGIELDSKQHESYIGMTMEALWEQIRSDFKLNYSVEELVENHKKEVYNYLASSALPLFPNIKNLILESKQNNLETAVASSSPKKIIELVVNKLDINCFFDYLISGEQVQKSKPYPDIFLQTAKQLRVSPNQCLVIEDSSNGVKAAKAAEMKCIGFQNPNSGNQDLSVADFIINSKDEVTLKEIINI from the coding sequence ATGTGCAAAATTAAAGCAGTGATTTTCGATATGGATGGTGTAATTATCGATAGTGAACCTATACATATAGAAATTGAAAAAAAATTAATCAAAAAAATGGGGATAGAACTTGATAGTAAGCAACATGAAAGTTATATTGGTATGACAATGGAAGCTTTATGGGAACAGATTAGAAGTGATTTTAAGCTTAATTACTCTGTAGAGGAATTAGTTGAGAATCATAAAAAAGAAGTATATAATTATTTGGCTTCTTCTGCTTTGCCATTATTTCCTAACATAAAAAACCTTATATTAGAATCAAAGCAGAATAATTTAGAGACAGCAGTAGCTTCTTCATCACCTAAAAAAATAATTGAGCTTGTTGTAAACAAGTTAGATATTAATTGTTTTTTTGATTATCTTATAAGTGGTGAACAAGTACAAAAAAGTAAACCATACCCGGATATTTTTTTACAAACAGCAAAACAATTAAGAGTTAGTCCAAACCAATGTCTTGTGATTGAAGATTCAAGCAATGGAGTTAAAGCTGCAAAAGCGGCTGAGATGAAGTGTATAGGATTTCAAAACCCAAACTCAGGAAATCAGGACTTGAGTGTTGCAGATTTTATAATAAATTCTAAAGATGAAGTAACATTAAAAGAGATAATAAATATATAA
- a CDS encoding IS3 family transposase, with amino-acid sequence MFDESSSTYGHRRIKKALNKKGIKTSNNRVRRIMHENGLISVLKTRYKATTNSNHSYPVAPNLLTQDFSAETVNQKWVGDITYISPQEG; translated from the coding sequence ATTTTTGATGAATCAAGTAGCACTTATGGTCATAGAAGAATAAAAAAAGCATTAAATAAAAAGGGCATCAAGACCAGCAACAATAGGGTACGACGTATAATGCATGAGAATGGGTTAATTAGTGTTTTAAAGACCAGATATAAAGCTACTACAAATTCTAATCACAGTTATCCGGTTGCTCCAAATTTACTAACTCAAGATTTTAGTGCAGAGACAGTTAATCAGAAATGGGTTGGTGACATTACTTATATTTCACCCCAAGAAGGCTGA